One Spirochaetota bacterium DNA window includes the following coding sequences:
- a CDS encoding transposase, translating to MRKPRFIAPNITYHVTSRIIECKNLMEEDSIKALFEYCIMLAQAKYPFELINYQIMDNHIHLLIRTVEGGAT from the coding sequence ATGCGTAAACCTCGTTTTATTGCACCAAACATTACTTATCACGTTACCAGCCGCATCATTGAATGCAAGAATTTGATGGAAGAAGATTCTATCAAAGCACTATTTGAATACTGCATCATGCTGGCACAGGCAAAATATCCTTTTGAACTTATCAATTATCAGATTATGGATAATCATATTCATTTGCTTATAAGAACTGTGGAAGGTGGTGCTAC